The following proteins are encoded in a genomic region of Mycobacterium kiyosense:
- a CDS encoding hypothetical protein (frameshifted, insertion at around 2254744,2254775) — protein sequence MRVRVRDRQRAVQLYRGQIPSPGRPTVAWRQDRVRFWAAIAAGAMTEDASAQAGVSSPVGFRWFRHAGGVNPRLPETVSGRYLSSDEREDIALWRAQGAGIREIARRLGRAPSTVSRELRRNASTRTYRLEYKASVAQWHAERRARRPKTAKLVANERLRLYVQDKLSGVVRGADGQVVAGPASTPWKGRNKPHRGDRAWVQAWSPEQIARRLPVDFPDDQTMRISPEAIYQALYVETRGALKRDLVSWLSAPRSRVAGCRGHGPGRKHGPMSPRRL from the coding sequence GTGCGAGTGCGGGTGCGAGATCGGCAGCGGGCGGTCCAGTTATATCGGGGGCAGATTCCCTCGCCGGGACGGCCTACGGTGGCCTGGCGTCAGGACAGGGTCAGGTTCTGGGCGGCCATCGCTGCTGGGGCGATGACTGAAGACGCCTCGGCCCAAGCGGGCGTGTCGTCCCCGGTCGGGTTCCGTTGGTTCCGTCACGCTGGCGGTGTGAATCCACGCTTACCAGAGACTGTTTCGGGTCGTTACCTGTCATCGGATGAGCGTGAAGATATCGCGTTGTGGCGGGCCCAAGGTGCCGGGATTCGCGAGATCGCTCGCCGGTTGGGCAGGGCGCCGTCGACGGTATCGCGTGAACTGCGCCGCAATGCATCGACGCGCACCTATCGACTGGAATACAAAGCCTCGGTGGCGCAGTGGCACGCTGAACGGCGTGCCCGTCGCCCGAAGACGGCCAAGCTCGTCGCCAATGAGCGGCTGCGCCTCTACGTCCAGGACAAGCTGTCCGGCGTCGTTCGCGGCGCTGACGGGCAGGTTGTCGCCGGCCCCGCCAGTACCCCGTGGAAGGGCCGCAACAAGCCCCACCGAGGTGATCGGGCCTGGGTTCAGGCGTGGAGTCCCGAGCAGATCGCCCGCCGTTTGCCGGTGGATTTCCCCGATGATCAGACGATGCGGATCAGCCCCGAGGCCATCTATCAGGCGTTGTATGTCGAGACCCGGGGCGCGCTCAAACGGGATCTGGTCAGCTGGCTGTCTGCGCCGCGGTCGCGCGTTGCGGGGTGCCGCGGGCACGGACCCGGCAGAAAGCATGGGCCCATGTCACCCCGGAGACTTTGA
- a CDS encoding hypothetical protein (frameshifted, insertion at around 2255623), translating into MESFFALLQRNVLDRRRWSTRAELRLAIVSWIERTYHRRRRQRALGKLTPIEFELLHTPVATAA; encoded by the coding sequence ATGGAATCGTTCTTCGCCCTTCTGCAACGCAACGTGCTCGACCGGCGACGCTGGTCGACCCGAGCCGAACTGCGCCTGGCAATCGTGAGTTGGATCGAGCGGACCTACCACCGGCGCCGCCGGCAACGCGCACTTGGCAAGCTCACCCCGATAGAGTTCGAACTGCTCCACACACCAGTCGCAACCGCGGCCTGA
- a CDS encoding transposase — translation MARPYPREFRDDVVRVARNRDDGVTIEQIATDFGVHPMTLQKWLRQADIDEGTKPGKSASESGELREARRRIKLLEQENEVLRRAAAYLSQANLPGKGSTRS, via the coding sequence ATGGCAAGGCCCTACCCCCGCGAGTTCCGCGACGACGTCGTCCGGGTCGCTCGCAACCGCGATGACGGTGTAACGATCGAGCAGATCGCCACCGATTTCGGAGTGCACCCGATGACGCTGCAGAAATGGCTCCGTCAGGCCGACATCGACGAAGGCACCAAGCCCGGCAAGAGCGCCAGCGAGTCCGGTGAGCTGCGCGAAGCCCGACGGCGGATCAAACTGCTAGAGCAAGAGAACGAGGTGCTGCGCCGGGCCGCAGCGTATTTATCGCAGGCCAATCTGCCGGGAAAAGGGTCTACCCGCTCGTGA
- a CDS encoding integrase: MKELAADGIPVAVTCRVLKLSRQPYYRWLADPITEAELIEAYRANALFDAHADDPEFGYRYLVEEARDAGEPMAERTAWRICSQNRLWSVFGKKRGKNGKVGPPVHDDLVERDFTAEGPNQLWLSDITEHRTGEGKLYLCAIKDVFSNRIVGYSIDSRMKSQLAIRALHSAVARRGDVAGCILHSDRGSQFRSRKFVHALNQHEMVGSMGRVGAAGDNAAIESFFSLLQKNVLDRRRWDTREQLRIAIVTWIERTYHRRRRQSGLGRLTPIEFEAIMTTPASQAA, encoded by the coding sequence GTGAAAGAGCTCGCCGCCGACGGGATCCCCGTCGCGGTGACGTGCCGGGTACTCAAGCTCTCCCGCCAACCGTATTACCGCTGGCTGGCCGACCCCATCACCGAGGCCGAACTCATCGAGGCCTACCGCGCCAATGCGCTGTTCGACGCGCACGCAGACGATCCGGAGTTCGGCTACCGCTACCTCGTGGAGGAGGCGCGCGATGCCGGCGAGCCGATGGCCGAGCGCACCGCATGGCGGATCTGCTCGCAGAATCGACTGTGGAGCGTGTTTGGTAAGAAACGCGGCAAGAACGGCAAAGTCGGGCCGCCGGTGCACGACGATCTTGTCGAGCGTGACTTCACCGCTGAAGGGCCAAATCAGTTGTGGCTCAGTGACATCACTGAGCACCGCACCGGTGAGGGCAAGCTCTACCTCTGTGCGATTAAGGACGTGTTCTCCAACCGGATCGTCGGCTACAGCATCGACTCCCGAATGAAGTCACAACTGGCCATCCGGGCACTACACAGCGCGGTAGCCCGACGCGGAGATGTCGCGGGGTGCATTCTGCACTCGGATCGCGGATCTCAGTTCCGGTCAAGGAAATTCGTACACGCCTTGAATCAACACGAGATGGTCGGCTCTATGGGCCGTGTCGGAGCCGCCGGCGACAACGCCGCCATCGAGAGCTTCTTTAGCCTGCTGCAGAAGAACGTGCTCGACCGCCGCCGCTGGGACACCCGAGAACAACTCCGCATCGCGATCGTCACCTGGATCGAGCGCACCTACCACCGGCGCCGCCGCCAGTCCGGCCTCGGGCGGTTGACCCCGATCGAATTCGAAGCAATCATGACCACACCGGCCAGTCAGGCCGCGTGA
- a CDS encoding immunogenic protein MPT64 precursor has product MRLFNVAALVAAAAISGSAAVASAAPKDYCADLKGTSTGTTCAIQLSDPAYTVDISIPLDYPDQQPIADYISQTRDTFINAAKGAPHDKPSELKIKPTEYSSAIPPRGTQTVVFNVYQNVSGAQPRTTFKAFNYDQTYRKQILYTAKSDDKKNTPLWRVDDPLKTVGPIVQAELQKQQAPPQPATPPAQPGQSTTATAPPPLPISPTALYDPANYQNFAVVNEGVIFFFDQGALLPDSAGAVQVLVPRSAIDPMLA; this is encoded by the coding sequence ATGCGCCTGTTCAACGTCGCCGCACTCGTCGCGGCTGCGGCCATCTCCGGTTCCGCTGCGGTGGCCAGCGCGGCGCCGAAAGATTACTGCGCCGATCTCAAAGGCACTAGTACCGGCACCACCTGTGCGATCCAGCTTTCGGACCCCGCGTACACCGTCGACATCAGCATCCCGCTGGATTACCCCGACCAGCAGCCGATCGCCGACTACATCTCTCAGACACGTGACACGTTCATCAATGCGGCCAAAGGTGCGCCCCACGACAAACCCTCTGAGCTGAAGATCAAGCCGACGGAATACAGCTCGGCGATCCCACCGCGCGGCACCCAGACTGTGGTGTTCAACGTGTACCAAAACGTCAGCGGCGCACAACCTAGGACGACCTTCAAGGCGTTCAACTACGACCAGACCTATCGCAAGCAAATCCTCTACACAGCCAAATCGGACGATAAGAAAAACACGCCGCTGTGGCGGGTCGACGATCCGCTGAAGACCGTGGGGCCGATCGTCCAGGCTGAGTTGCAGAAGCAGCAAGCCCCGCCTCAGCCCGCCACGCCGCCCGCGCAACCGGGGCAGTCGACTACCGCCACCGCACCGCCGCCGTTGCCGATCTCGCCTACCGCGCTGTACGACCCCGCCAACTACCAGAATTTCGCGGTGGTCAACGAAGGCGTGATCTTCTTCTTCGACCAGGGCGCGCTGCTGCCCGACTCAGCGGGGGCGGTGCAGGTGCTGGTGCCCCGGTCGGCGATCGACCCGATGCTTGCCTGA
- a CDS encoding iron export ABC transporter permease subunit FetB has product MTGQVGWLGLLASLALVVLAAGISLWQRLGLQRSILWAATRALVQLLLVGEALALLLQPGRSLWWSWAWTAGMVLYAGDVVRRRAPEVPGLARLATAAFAAMVVITLSVVFGLRVFPLGGRTLIPIVGMMIGNSMTATVLVARRLVDELRDKREEVEARLALGQSSRQAAAPYVRIALRSAVSPQIETTKATGLVFLPGAMTGLILAGVAPLQAVLVQAVVMFVILGAVAITTVILALGLVRHLFTADHRLMPLPRRADTGAATLRQKAFRRRRG; this is encoded by the coding sequence GTGACCGGCCAGGTGGGCTGGCTGGGTTTGCTAGCCTCGCTGGCGCTGGTCGTGTTGGCCGCCGGGATTTCGCTGTGGCAGCGCCTGGGCCTGCAGCGGTCGATCCTGTGGGCCGCAACCCGAGCACTGGTGCAGTTGCTGCTGGTCGGCGAGGCGCTGGCGCTTTTGCTGCAGCCCGGACGCTCGCTGTGGTGGTCGTGGGCCTGGACCGCCGGCATGGTTCTCTACGCGGGCGACGTGGTGCGCCGGCGGGCTCCGGAGGTGCCTGGGCTGGCACGGCTGGCGACTGCGGCGTTCGCCGCCATGGTGGTGATCACGCTCAGTGTGGTGTTCGGGCTGCGGGTCTTCCCGCTGGGCGGTCGAACGTTGATTCCCATCGTGGGCATGATGATCGGCAATTCCATGACCGCCACCGTGCTGGTAGCGCGACGCCTGGTCGACGAACTGCGCGACAAACGCGAGGAAGTCGAGGCCCGGCTCGCTTTGGGTCAGTCGTCGCGTCAGGCGGCGGCCCCGTATGTGCGGATCGCGCTGCGTTCGGCGGTGTCTCCCCAGATCGAGACCACCAAGGCCACTGGGCTGGTGTTTTTGCCCGGTGCCATGACCGGGCTCATCCTGGCCGGGGTGGCGCCGTTGCAGGCCGTGCTGGTTCAAGCGGTGGTCATGTTCGTCATCCTGGGCGCCGTGGCGATCACGACGGTCATCCTGGCACTGGGGCTGGTGCGCCATTTGTTCACGGCTGACCATCGGTTGATGCCGCTGCCACGGCGGGCCGATACCGGCGCTGCTACGTTGCGGCAGAAGGCTTTTCGTCGCCGCCGTGGATGA